One segment of Nostoc flagelliforme CCNUN1 DNA contains the following:
- a CDS encoding hybrid sensor histidine kinase/response regulator: MLMLDYPLYDFQATVPSCSQTSSLAVVLEIFEQEQCDRLVVVNQQHCPIGLLYSARLIQKLLAHSDDKNLNLHQSLSIWGQGLIEPIQTISASERVEQLGLHLSYAQAEKQNLDWALIDSDGQYLGLLDSSRLLRSLAKERMAGLQSSEHRHEYGTRLQPPNQPKSLGHQPLVQLLERLPWPLMLQTGTGEVLARNPAWWEQLGALKDPEGVRQQVEAILVPNRSEKPEYVSQRAIKVYPNGRENEHGAEEELVQQEASSAPVYSRCYLDSQVGTCTCVVEVQNGQERIWQFAKIPLDSPEFQVMSAEDEVALSEDLWLVLATDVTEQQQLCKELAAKNADLIQLNRLKDEFLACISHELKTPLTAVLGLSRLLVDQQLGELNERQARYAGLIHQSGRHLMSVVNDILDLTRMETGQMDLTLTPVKIQAVCDRALSDAKAIHTQTTKTTSASPTQNARSSAPQFCLSIELGLDQIVADELRLRQMLVHLLSNAFKFTEISGEIGLRVSRWEGWIAFTVWDTGIGIPEHQQHLIFQKFQQLENPLTRQFEGTGLGLVLTRALARLHGGDVSFLSREGKGSQFTLLLPPSPPKTGFLEPDMGTGEEEETRYQSTRENSAATRQHVSTPAQHHLASSQRLVLVVEAVARYIEDLTEQLKGLGYRVVIARSGTEAVEKARRLQPIAIFLNPLLPLLSGWDVLTLLKSDTATRHISVIVTATAAEKEQAFANRADGFLSLPVENHLLAPVLEKLCTSPAVLPQGSNNSVIIPTKTPLRILRLVNPQLESVNPHPSLREHRVIEVDDLDQAELLARVWQFDVILLDVESTTAQIYLQELIQHPRLAAIPLVTCDVATTLIASKIPELSVFPYLTPFAKDNSSRTEKTDALLSVLEIASGICCPPNILVVDLTMLRDLPQVRRKQLKGSRTAKNCSISSETAERGSEWFQALIQYLQTAGFKAAMSPCWAEVLQQIRHQSVDLLLICLGESAIHKDVLKALKTLGDSPDKLPPILVLNQRLNHPETSFQPGVAYKEIDKQKKNSLESIETVVGAIATQILPRSISMEDLLNQINHALAVNGYNGKC, translated from the coding sequence ATGCTAATGCTAGATTACCCGCTTTATGACTTTCAGGCAACCGTACCTAGCTGCTCCCAAACAAGTTCTCTGGCAGTGGTGTTGGAGATTTTTGAGCAAGAGCAGTGCGATCGTTTGGTAGTAGTGAATCAACAACACTGCCCCATAGGATTGCTGTATTCTGCCCGTTTAATCCAAAAATTATTAGCACATAGTGACGATAAAAATCTAAATTTACACCAATCACTCTCTATCTGGGGTCAAGGTCTAATTGAGCCAATACAGACAATATCAGCTTCTGAGCGTGTAGAGCAATTAGGCTTGCACTTGAGCTATGCACAAGCCGAAAAGCAGAACTTAGATTGGGCGCTGATTGACTCTGATGGCCAATATTTGGGGCTGCTGGATAGTTCCCGCCTGTTGCGATCGCTGGCTAAGGAACGCATGGCTGGGTTACAAAGTTCTGAGCATCGCCATGAGTATGGTACTCGTCTACAGCCACCAAATCAACCCAAGTCATTGGGACACCAGCCACTGGTACAGTTGCTGGAAAGACTGCCTTGGCCTTTGATGTTGCAAACGGGTACTGGCGAGGTGTTAGCACGAAATCCCGCCTGGTGGGAGCAATTAGGAGCCTTGAAAGATCCAGAAGGAGTTAGGCAACAGGTGGAGGCAATACTTGTCCCCAACCGCTCCGAAAAACCAGAATATGTTAGCCAACGAGCAATCAAGGTTTATCCCAATGGTAGGGAGAATGAGCATGGTGCTGAAGAGGAACTAGTCCAGCAAGAAGCATCATCAGCTCCTGTATACAGTCGCTGCTATTTGGATAGTCAAGTAGGGACTTGTACTTGTGTCGTCGAAGTGCAAAATGGTCAGGAGCGAATCTGGCAGTTTGCCAAAATTCCCTTAGATAGTCCTGAGTTTCAAGTCATGAGTGCTGAAGATGAGGTTGCACTCAGCGAGGATTTGTGGTTAGTTTTAGCTACTGATGTGACTGAGCAGCAACAGCTTTGCAAAGAATTGGCTGCAAAGAATGCCGATTTAATTCAACTAAATCGGTTGAAAGATGAATTTTTAGCTTGTATTAGTCATGAACTCAAAACTCCCCTAACTGCCGTTTTAGGATTATCGCGGTTGCTGGTGGATCAGCAGTTGGGAGAACTTAACGAGCGTCAAGCCCGTTATGCGGGGCTGATCCATCAAAGTGGACGCCACCTGATGAGCGTGGTTAATGACATTTTAGATTTGACCCGGATGGAAACGGGACAAATGGATTTGACGCTAACTCCGGTGAAAATTCAGGCTGTGTGCGATCGCGCCTTATCAGATGCTAAAGCTATCCACACTCAAACTACCAAAACTACATCTGCCTCGCCAACTCAAAACGCCCGTTCATCTGCTCCCCAATTCTGCCTTTCCATTGAACTAGGTTTAGACCAGATAGTGGCAGATGAATTGCGCTTGCGCCAGATGCTAGTACACCTACTTTCCAACGCCTTTAAATTCACCGAAATATCTGGCGAAATTGGGCTACGGGTGAGTCGTTGGGAAGGATGGATTGCCTTTACCGTTTGGGATACAGGCATTGGGATTCCTGAACACCAGCAACACTTAATCTTTCAAAAATTCCAACAACTAGAAAATCCCCTGACTCGCCAATTTGAAGGCACTGGTTTGGGGCTGGTATTAACCCGGGCCCTGGCTCGTCTCCACGGAGGAGATGTTAGCTTCTTATCGCGTGAAGGAAAAGGTAGCCAGTTTACACTACTTCTGCCGCCCAGTCCCCCGAAAACAGGCTTTTTGGAACCAGATATGGGAACTGGAGAAGAGGAAGAAACACGATACCAATCGACACGGGAAAACTCAGCCGCCACTCGTCAGCATGTTAGTACGCCCGCACAGCATCATCTTGCCAGTTCGCAACGGTTGGTTTTAGTAGTCGAGGCAGTAGCGCGATATATTGAAGACTTGACCGAACAACTAAAAGGTTTAGGATATCGGGTAGTGATTGCGCGATCGGGGACAGAAGCAGTTGAAAAAGCTCGGCGCTTGCAACCAATCGCCATATTTTTGAATCCGTTGCTACCCTTGCTATCAGGCTGGGACGTGCTGACTTTACTAAAATCTGACACCGCAACCCGTCATATATCTGTAATTGTGACAGCGACGGCAGCCGAAAAGGAGCAAGCATTTGCTAACCGAGCCGATGGTTTCTTAAGCTTGCCAGTAGAGAATCACCTTTTAGCACCAGTTCTCGAAAAATTATGTACTTCACCAGCAGTTTTGCCGCAAGGGTCAAACAACAGCGTAATTATCCCAACTAAAACCCCACTGCGAATTCTCCGGTTGGTGAATCCCCAGTTGGAATCGGTCAATCCCCACCCCTCACTTCGAGAACACCGAGTGATTGAAGTAGATGACCTAGATCAAGCAGAACTTTTAGCGCGGGTATGGCAGTTTGATGTCATTTTGCTAGATGTCGAAAGTACCACCGCCCAAATTTATCTACAAGAACTAATTCAGCACCCACGTTTGGCGGCTATACCACTAGTTACTTGCGATGTCGCAACTACTCTAATAGCTTCTAAAATACCAGAATTATCTGTATTTCCTTACTTAACACCATTTGCTAAAGACAACAGCAGCCGCACTGAGAAAACGGATGCCTTACTATCAGTATTGGAAATTGCTTCTGGTATTTGCTGTCCTCCTAACATCTTGGTAGTGGATTTGACAATGCTGCGTGATTTACCACAGGTAAGACGCAAGCAACTTAAGGGTTCTCGGACAGCAAAAAATTGCTCAATTAGCAGTGAAACTGCGGAACGGGGGTCTGAGTGGTTCCAAGCTTTAATTCAGTACCTACAAACAGCAGGCTTCAAAGCGGCGATGAGTCCTTGCTGGGCAGAAGTATTACAACAAATTCGCCACCAAAGCGTTGACTTACTGCTAATTTGTTTAGGAGAATCCGCTATCCACAAAGACGTGCTAAAAGCACTGAAAACATTGGGAGATTCGCCTGACAAGTTACCACCAATTTTAGTACTGAATCAGCGATTAAATCACCCAGAAACTAGTTTCCAGCCTGGGGTAGCTTATAAGGAAATTGACAAGCAGAAGAAGAATAGTTTGGAATCGATAGAAACTGTTGTTGGTGCGATCGCTACCCAAATATTACCGCGATCAATATCAATGGAAGACCTATTAAACCAGATTAATCACGCTTTAGCTGTCAACGGTTACAATGGCAAATGTTAA
- the kaiB gene encoding circadian clock protein KaiB: MDKARKTYVLKLYVAGNTPNSVRALKTLKNILEQEFKGVYALKVIDVLKSPQLAEEDKILATPTLSKILPPPVRKIIGDLSDRERVLIGLDLLYEELIEGDFEEENN, encoded by the coding sequence ATGGATAAAGCCAGAAAAACCTACGTTCTCAAACTTTACGTAGCAGGGAATACCCCTAATTCAGTCCGGGCATTAAAAACACTCAAAAATATTTTAGAGCAGGAGTTTAAAGGTGTTTATGCTTTAAAAGTGATCGATGTACTGAAAAGCCCGCAATTGGCAGAAGAAGATAAAATATTGGCGACGCCAACATTATCTAAAATTTTGCCTCCACCCGTTCGCAAAATTATCGGGGATCTTTCAGATAGGGAAAGAGTATTGATTGGGTTGGATTTGCTCTATGAAGAACTGATTGAAGGAGATTTTGAAGAGGAAAATAATTAA
- a CDS encoding KaiA family protein: MLLPILILQPDVNKYLKNLVELDNQKGWSRWVWKVIDAIIGHFCYLPVAATTSGKINYLPNWLQQNPNQAYTDKYIYVFASHTQKSQQHFQEMTPAERQGLLRHLKSDYSLILINYFTTDKTLKEKIDKFINTIFYANIPVPQIIEIHMEVIEEFSNQLKLEGRSNEALLDYRLTLIDILAHLCELYRSSISR, from the coding sequence ATGTTATTACCGATATTGATTCTACAACCTGATGTTAATAAATATTTAAAGAATCTAGTTGAGTTAGACAACCAAAAAGGTTGGAGCAGATGGGTATGGAAAGTTATTGACGCGATTATTGGCCACTTTTGCTATCTACCCGTTGCTGCAACTACCTCTGGAAAAATCAACTATTTACCAAATTGGCTCCAACAAAATCCAAATCAAGCATACACTGACAAGTACATTTATGTATTTGCCAGTCACACCCAAAAAAGCCAACAGCATTTCCAGGAGATGACTCCAGCAGAAAGGCAAGGATTATTAAGACACCTTAAATCAGATTATAGCCTGATTCTTATAAACTATTTTACCACAGATAAAACACTCAAAGAAAAAATTGATAAATTTATCAATACTATATTTTATGCGAATATTCCTGTGCCTCAAATCATTGAAATTCACATGGAGGTAATTGAAGAATTTTCTAACCAGCTAAAATTAGAAGGAAGGAGCAATGAAGCGTTACTTGATTACCGTTTAACGTTGATAGATATCCTGGCTCACCTATGCGAACTCTATAGAAGTTCAATTTCTAGATAA
- the kaiC gene encoding circadian clock protein KaiC, whose translation MSETEQVKPKKTPKIGGVEKIRTMIEGFDDISHGGLPIGRTTLISGTSGTGKTLFSLQFLYNGITYFDEAGVFVTFEESPSDIIKNAHVFGWNLPRLIEEGKLFILDASPDPEGQDIVGNFDLSALIERLQYAIRKYKAKRVSIDSITAVFQQYEAMGVVRREIFRLVARLKLLNVTTIITTERSEEYGPVASFGVEEFVSDNVVIVRNVLEGERRRRTTEILKLRGTTHMKGEYPFTITNEGVNIFPLGAMRLTQRSSNVRVSSGVKTLDEMCGGGFFKDSIILATGATGTGKTLLVSKFIQDGCLNGEQAILFAYEESRAQLSRNASSWGIDFEELEDQGLLKIICTYPESTGLEDHLQIIKSEIAVFKPARIAIDSLSALARGVSNNAFRQFVIGVTGYAKQEEITGFFTNTTDQFLGAHSITDSHISTITDTILMLQYVEIRGEMSRAINVFKMRGSWHDKGIREYNITADGPDIKDSFRNYERIISGAPTRVSIDEKAELSRIVRRFEDKQSSEP comes from the coding sequence ATGAGTGAAACAGAGCAAGTAAAACCAAAAAAGACACCGAAAATTGGAGGTGTAGAAAAAATTCGCACGATGATCGAAGGGTTTGACGATATTAGTCATGGTGGTTTACCAATTGGTAGAACTACCTTGATTAGTGGCACTTCCGGTACAGGCAAAACTTTATTCTCTCTTCAGTTTCTCTATAACGGCATCACCTACTTTGACGAAGCAGGAGTATTTGTTACTTTTGAAGAATCACCCAGTGATATTATTAAAAACGCTCATGTTTTTGGGTGGAACCTGCCACGCCTAATCGAGGAAGGCAAGTTGTTTATTCTCGATGCATCTCCCGATCCTGAAGGTCAGGATATCGTTGGTAATTTTGACCTGTCTGCACTAATTGAGCGATTGCAATATGCTATTCGCAAATACAAAGCTAAACGAGTTTCAATCGACTCAATAACAGCAGTATTTCAGCAGTATGAAGCGATGGGAGTAGTCCGGCGCGAAATTTTTCGCCTAGTAGCCCGTCTCAAACTACTCAATGTCACCACTATTATTACAACTGAACGTAGCGAAGAATATGGCCCCGTTGCCTCTTTTGGAGTGGAAGAATTTGTTTCCGATAATGTAGTAATTGTTCGCAACGTTTTAGAAGGAGAACGCCGTCGTCGCACAACTGAAATTCTCAAGTTGCGCGGCACAACTCACATGAAAGGCGAGTATCCCTTCACGATTACTAATGAAGGGGTTAACATCTTCCCTCTGGGAGCAATGCGCTTGACTCAACGATCTTCTAATGTCAGGGTATCTTCTGGTGTCAAAACCTTAGATGAAATGTGCGGTGGTGGTTTCTTTAAAGATTCGATTATTTTGGCAACAGGAGCCACAGGGACTGGTAAAACCCTGTTAGTAAGTAAGTTTATTCAAGATGGCTGCCTGAATGGAGAACAGGCAATATTATTTGCTTACGAAGAATCACGCGCTCAACTATCTCGTAATGCTTCCTCTTGGGGAATTGATTTTGAAGAATTAGAAGATCAGGGTTTACTCAAAATAATTTGTACCTATCCCGAATCAACTGGTTTAGAAGACCACTTACAAATTATAAAATCAGAAATTGCTGTCTTCAAACCAGCCCGCATCGCCATTGACTCCCTATCAGCATTAGCTAGAGGAGTGAGCAATAATGCATTTAGGCAGTTTGTAATTGGTGTGACGGGTTATGCTAAACAAGAAGAAATTACTGGTTTCTTTACCAACACAACTGACCAATTTCTGGGAGCGCATTCCATTACTGACTCTCATATTTCCACGATAACCGATACAATTCTGATGCTACAGTACGTAGAAATTCGTGGAGAAATGTCGAGGGCAATTAACGTATTTAAAATGAGAGGCTCTTGGCATGATAAGGGCATTCGTGAGTATAATATTACTGCTGACGGGCCCGATATCAAAGATTCATTCCGAAACTACGAACGGATTATTAGCGGTGCTCCTACTCGCGTTAGTATCGATGAAAAGGCGGAACTTTCTCGCATTGTTAGACGTTTTGAAGACAAACAGAGTTCCGAACCCTAA